A genomic window from Halorubrum trapanicum includes:
- a CDS encoding LSM domain-containing protein codes for MSGRPLDVLEASLEEPVTVHLKDGTTYYGVLGGYDQHMNVVIEPEADVDDRVDDDLDGEFAVAIEDTTIIRGDNVVTIKA; via the coding sequence ATGAGTGGACGACCCCTCGACGTGCTCGAAGCGTCGCTCGAGGAGCCCGTGACGGTACACCTGAAGGACGGCACGACGTACTACGGCGTCCTCGGCGGTTACGACCAACACATGAACGTCGTCATCGAGCCGGAGGCCGACGTGGACGACCGCGTCGACGACGACCTCGACGGCGAGTTCGCGGTCGCGATCGAAGACACAACGATTATACGCGGCGATAACGTCGTCACCATCAAAGCATGA
- a CDS encoding 50S ribosomal protein L37e, with protein MTGAGTPSQGKKNKTVHVKCRRCGEKSYHVKKERCSSCGFGDSASRRDYAWQSKTGDN; from the coding sequence ATGACCGGCGCAGGTACGCCCTCTCAGGGGAAAAAGAACAAGACGGTTCACGTGAAGTGTCGACGCTGCGGCGAGAAGTCCTACCACGTCAAGAAGGAGCGCTGCTCCTCGTGCGGCTTCGGCGACTCCGCCTCCCGGCGCGACTACGCCTGGCAGTCGAAGACCGGCGACAACTGA
- a CDS encoding LLM class flavin-dependent oxidoreductase, which produces MDLSVVDLSPVPRGGTAADAFENTVDAAKHAERLGFERFWVAEHHGMGDRLAGTTPEVLLGRLAGATESIRIGSGAVLMNHYSPFKVAESFGVLDGLAPGRVDLGMGRANGSPASDRALGTDRRVENPNEDHRERITAVVNHLRDAYPDGHEYADLSVPGSDAGPATPWVLGSSPSSGEIAGELGLRYCFAGFIRPGFAERAFAAYREAFDPEGGVGGLDEPRGMVAVNAVAAETDEAAARRRAPAEATFRRMRRGELGDETPTVEEAVDELGGAPEPTPATLDDDEWPRAISGSPETISGLLEQLADRVGVDEMMIQHTVPDHDDALDSHALLAEAMDLDGRE; this is translated from the coding sequence ATGGACCTCTCAGTCGTCGACCTCTCGCCGGTCCCCCGCGGCGGCACCGCGGCGGACGCGTTCGAGAACACGGTCGACGCGGCGAAACACGCCGAGCGGCTTGGTTTCGAGCGGTTCTGGGTGGCGGAGCATCACGGGATGGGCGACCGCCTCGCGGGCACCACGCCCGAGGTGCTGCTCGGCCGGCTCGCGGGCGCGACGGAGTCGATCCGGATCGGGAGCGGGGCCGTCCTCATGAACCACTACAGCCCGTTCAAGGTGGCCGAGTCGTTCGGCGTCCTCGACGGACTGGCGCCCGGCCGCGTCGACCTCGGCATGGGGCGCGCGAACGGCTCGCCCGCCTCGGACCGCGCGCTCGGCACCGACCGCCGCGTCGAGAACCCGAACGAGGACCACCGCGAGCGGATCACCGCGGTCGTGAACCACCTCCGGGACGCGTATCCCGACGGGCACGAGTACGCCGACCTCTCGGTGCCGGGATCGGACGCCGGGCCCGCGACGCCCTGGGTGCTGGGGTCGAGCCCGTCCAGCGGCGAGATCGCGGGCGAGCTGGGGCTGCGCTACTGCTTCGCGGGCTTCATCCGCCCCGGGTTCGCCGAGCGCGCGTTCGCGGCGTACCGCGAGGCGTTCGACCCCGAGGGTGGAGTCGGGGGGCTGGACGAGCCGCGGGGGATGGTGGCGGTCAACGCGGTCGCGGCAGAGACGGACGAGGCCGCGGCCCGGCGACGCGCCCCCGCCGAGGCGACGTTCCGCCGGATGCGGCGCGGCGAGCTGGGCGACGAGACGCCCACGGTCGAAGAGGCGGTCGACGAGCTCGGCGGGGCGCCCGAGCCGACGCCCGCGACGCTGGACGACGACGAGTGGCCGCGCGCGATCTCCGGGAGTCCGGAGACGATTTCGGGGCTGTTGGAGCAGTTGGCCGACCGCGTCGGCGTCGACGAGATGATGATCCAGCACACCGTGCCGGACCACGACGACGCGCTCGACTCGCACGCGTTGCTCGCCGAGGCGATGGATCTGGACGGGCGGGAATAG